Part of the Cereibacter sphaeroides 2.4.1 genome, TCCTCGGCCGGTCGAACCGGCTCGGCTGGGCCCTGACCTCGGCCTACCTCGACGATCAGGACATCCATATCGAGGAGGTGAACCCCGAGAACCACGAGGAATATCGCACGCCCGACGGCTGGAAGCGGTTCGAGACCCGCCGCTCGATCATCAAGGTGAAGGACGCGCGCCCGATCACCATCACCCTGCGCTGGACCGACAACGGCCCCGTCCTGCCGGGCACCCACTACGATCTCGCCGCCATCACGCCCCCCGGCCATGTGGCCTCGCTGTCCTGGACGGCACTCTCCCCCGCGGACACGTCGATGAGCGCGGCCGTTCGGCTGATGAAGGCCGCGAGCATCGACGAGGCGATCGAGGCGGGGCGCCTCTTCGTGGCGCCGGCGCAGAACCTCATGCTCGCGGACACGCAGGGGGTGGCGCTGCAGACCGTGGGGGCGATGCCCCGCCGCGATCCCGCGCACCAGTCGAAGGGGCGGATGCCCTCGCCCGGCTGGATCGCCGGGAACCGCTGGCAGGGCACCTTCCCCTATGAGGAGAACCCGCGTGTTGTGACCCCCGAGACGGGCATCCTCGGCAATACCAACAACAAGACGGTGGATCGCCCCTTCCCGCTCCATGTCTCTTTCGACTGGGGCGACACGCAGCGCATCCAGCGCTGGCTCGCGCTGATGAAGAGCCGCGAGGTCCATACCCGCGAGAGCTTCATCGAAGCGCAGCTCGACACGGTCTCGCCCACGGCGCGGAACCTCCTGCCGCTCGTGGCGGCGGATCTGTGGTTCACCGGCGAGGCCGCGCCCGAGGGCACGCCCGAACGGCTGCGGCAGCGGGCGCTGGCGCTGCTTGCGGAATGGAACGGCGAGATGAACGAGCATCTGCCCGAACCGCTGATCTACATGGCCTGGATGCGGGCGCTGCAGGACCGGCTGATCCGCGACGAGCTGGGCCCGCTCGCCGACGAGTTCGACCATCTGCAGCCCGATTTCGTCGAGCGCGTCTACCGCAACACGGGCGGCGCCTCGGTCTGGTGCGACATCATCCAGTCCGCCGCCACCGAGAGCTGCACCGACATCGCGCGCATGGCGCTCGACGATGCGCTGGTGCGGCTGACCGAGGACTGGGGCCCGAATGTCGAAAGCTGGCGCTGGGGCGATGCGCATCAGGCCACCCACGACCACCCGACGCTGGGTCAGGTGCCGGTGCTGCGCTATTTTGTGAACATCCGCCAATCCACCTCGGGCGGCGACCAGACGCTGATGCGGGGCGTGACGCGCGGCACGGGGCCCAACCCCGACGAGAATGTGGCGGGCGCGGGCTATCGCGGCGTCTATGATTTCGCCGACCCGGATTCGTCGGTCTTCATCACCTCGACCGGCCAGTCGGGTCACCCGCTCTCGCGCTTCTACGACAATCTGGGCGAGCTCTGGCGGCGGGGAGAATATATTCCGATGTCGCTCGACCCCGGCCTCGCCCGGGCAGCCGCCGTGGGCATCACCCATCTCGAGCCCGCCGCCGCGGCCGACTGACGGCCGCGCCCCCCGAAGACGGCTGCGGCCGACAGCCATCGCCGCCTGCCTGCCTCGCGACCGCGCACAGACGAAGGACAAGCCGTCCGCCGAATGGCTCCCCCGTGCGCCGTTCGCGGTCCGAAGATAGAAGAAGAAGAGACCCGTGGCGGTGATGATGATCGGCACGATCATGGGCGAGATCAGGATCGCCATGATCGCGCGCCGGCAGGGCATCTCCGGGCGCGGGCTCCCCACACCGCCGACCCGTTCCTGCCCACGCGCAGAACAGCTCCTTCACTCTGCCCAAATATCCTCGGGGGGAGACCGGCCGCAGGGCCGGGCCCCGGGGGGCAGACAGCCCCCCGCCTTCGCGGCAGAAGCTCAAGCACAGGACCGTCCGTCCCGGCGGCGCCACCGCAGAGGGCAAGGAGCCTCGCCGAAGAGCTCCGGCCGGCAGGGTTGCTGCCGCTCCCGGCCCCTCACAGGTCGCGGAAGCGCTTCTCCTGCCGGGCGGTCCAGCGGACGTCGATCCGGTGGCCCTCCTCCGTCTCCGCCTCGCCCGTCACCACCCCTTCGGCATGAAGCCAGGCGCGGCGGCGGCCATCGGCGAAGCCCAAGGTCAGCTGGCGCTCGGTCTTCTCCTCGTCGAACGTGGCCGAGACCGCCTCAAGGAGGTCCGGCAGCCCCTCGCCGGTCAATGCCGAAAGCGCGAAGATCGTCTCGGACTTCGCGGCCTGCGCCAGAAGCTGCTCGTGCGCCGCCCCCTCCACGAGGTCGAGCTTGTTCCAGACTTCGACTTGCGGCGTCGCCCCCTTTACGCCCAGGCTCTGCAGGATCTCGGCCACGTCGGCCGCCTGCTCGGCGGTCTCGGGATGGGCGATGTCGCGCACATGGAGGATCAGGTCGGCCTCGAGCACCTCCTCGAGCGTGGCGCGGAAGGCCGCGACCAGCTGGGTCGGCAGGTCCGAGATGAAGCCCACCGTGTCGCTCAGGATCACCTTGCGCCCCGAGGGCAGCGTGACGCCGCGCATCGTGGGATCGAGCGTGGCGAAGAGCATGTCCTTGGCCAGCACGTCCGCCCCGGTCATGCGGTTGAAGAGCGTCGATTTCCCCGCGTTGGTGTACCCCACCAGCGCCACGATCGGAAACGGCACCTTGCGCCGCGAGGCCCGGTGCAACTCGCGCGTCTTCACCACCTTGTCGAGCTGGCGGCGGATCCGGATCACCTGCTCGTCGATGGCGCGGCGGTCGGCCTCGATCTGCGTCTCGCCGGGGCCGCCCACGAAGCCGAGGCCGCCCCTCTGGCGTTCGAGGTGGGTCCAGGCCCGCACGAGCCGGGTGCGTTGATAGGAGAGCGCGGCGAGTTCCACCTGAAGCACGCCCTCGCGGGTGCGGGCGCGGTCGGCGAAGATCTCGAGGATGAGCCCGGTCCGGTCGAGAAGCTTCACCCCCCATTCCTTCTCGAGATTGCGCTGCTGCACCGGCGAGACCGGCCCGTCGACCAGCACGAGGCCCACATCGAGCCCCTTGAAGCGCGCCTTCAACTCTTCGACCTTGCCGGTTCCGAACAGAAGGCCCGGCTGGGCGCGCGGCAGGCGCACCACCTCCTGTCCCACGATCTCCATGTCGGGCAGCGCTGCCGCCAGCGACACGGCCTCGGCCAGACGCAGGTCGGGCAGCCGGCGCGAGCGCTCGGTGCGGATGTCGGGATGGAGCACGAAGGCGCGCATCGGCTGCGACTTCGTCGCACCGTCGGAGGCCGCCTGGCTCTCCCTGTCACCCTCGTTCCGGGGCTCCTCCTCCCCTTCCTCGGGATCGGTCAAATCAGTCGTCGCCCTCGTAGAGATTGATCGGTTGCCCGGGCATGATGGTCGAGATCGCGTGCTTGTAGACCAGCTGCGACTGTCCGTCCCGACGCAGCAGGACGCAGAAATTGTCGAACCAGGTAATCACGCCCTGCAGTTTTACACCGTTAATGAGAAAAATCGTAACCGGAACCTTGGCCTTCCTGACATGGTTCAGAAAGGCGTCCTGCAAGTTTTGTTTATCGGCAGCCATCCGTTATCTTGCCTTTATGGTTGAGACGCTTCCGTCTTTCCTCGTTCCCCCCGGCTGCAATCCGACGGTCGGAATCGAGTATGGGCAGGAGTTGCGGGAGATTCCAGCCCCAATAACAGATCGTTAGTCTTGTGCGGCAGGCCTGCCGCTTTTCCGCTCAGCGCCGCCAGCTCGCCGGGGCCAGAAGGGCGAGGATCGCGAGTGTTTCCATACGCCCAACGATCATGGCCGCGCCCGCGATGACCTTGGCCGCGGGACCGAGCTCGGACCATCGGATCGGCGTCTCGACCGCCAGATCGGCCAGAGGCCCGGTGGTGGTCAGGGCCGCGATCCCGAGCACCATCGCGCGCTCGAAGCCGAGCCCCGCGAGGCTCAGCGCCGCCGTCACCACGGCAATCGAGAAGGCGAAGAGCATGAAGAAGATCCAGGCCATGTAGGCCCCTTCGCGGCGCAACCGGCGCGCGACGACGCCCTGTCCGCCGATCGAGCTCGGATGCACGATTCGCTCGAGCTCGCGCTCGGCGTGGCGGTAGAGCGCATAGACCCGCAGGAGCTTGACGCCCCCGGCCGTGGTGGCCACCCCGCCGCCCACGATGGCGAGGCCGAGGAGGATTAGGCCCGGCGTGCCGAGACCCGACCACGAGCGCGAGGCGACCCAGTCGCGGGATTCGTAGCCCGTGGTGGTCAGGAACGAGAGCGTGGTGAAGAGCCCGCCCCACATGGCGCGGGCGGCGGCGGCGATGTTCTGGGTCTCCTCGGTCTCGATGGCGCCGATCCAGTGGCGCAGGAACAGCACCACCGGCACGCCGATCAGGAAGAAGAAGGCCATCATCACCTCGGGATCGCGCTGGATGGGCGTGTCGCGGTAGACCATCGAGGTGCCGGGCATCAGCCGTCGCGTCACGGCGAGGAAGAGGAAGAGGAAGATCAGGAACTCGCCCCGGAACCCGGCCTCTCCCGCCGTCATCGTCTCGAGCGGAGAGATCCCGCTGGTCGAGAGCGTCCCCATCGCGTGACAGAGGCCCACGAGGCCGGTTTCTCCGGCCAGAAGCAGGAGCCCCCAGAGCGCGAGCGTGAGCCCGCCATAGGCCGGAAAGAGCGCGAGCGACTGGCGCACCAGCCGTTCGGTCGGATCGGCGATGCGGGTGATCTGGCTCGCCTGCTCGCGGCCCGGAACATGGCCCGAGATGACCTCCATCCCGCCGAGGCTCAGCGGCGCGAGCACCGCCATCGCGGCCGTCAGCACGAAGAAGCCGCCGAGCCAGCCCACCAGAGCGCGCCACAGATGCACCGAGGGCGGCAGCCGCCCCGGCGTGTCGTAGAGCGTGGCGCCGGTCGTGGTGAAGGAGGACAGCATCTCGAACCAGGCGTTCGTGAAGCTCGTGTCCGGGACTGCCATCTGGAACGGCAGCGCCAGCATCGGCGGCAGGATGAGGTAGGCGCCCACCAAAGTCGACAGGTGCGCCCGCGCCGCCCGGGGCGGAGGCCGGTTCTGCGTCGCGATGGCGATCATCGCGATCAGGATCAGCAGGAACGTGCCCGCATAGAAGAAGGCGCGGGCCACCTCGTGCTGGCGCAGGGCTACGGCATGGGCTGCAGGCACATACATGGCCGCGGCGCCGCCCGCCATCAGCACGACGATTAGGGGGACCGAGCGCACGCGCCTCATGTCAGAAGAAGTCGATCGAGACCTGCAGGAGGCGCTCGACCTCCGGCACGTCCGCCGTCATGCAGAAGAGCGCGATCACATCGCCGTCGTCCACGCGCAGGTCTCCGGTGGGCTTCAGCACCCGGTCGCCCTTCATCACAGCGCCGACGAGCACGCCCTCGGGGAAGTCGATGTCGCGGATGTGACGCCCGGCCAGCGGCGAGGTCGAAAGCACCTGCGCCTCGATCACCTCCGCCTCGGCGTCGCCGATGGAATAGATCGCCCGCACCCGGCCATGGCGGACATGGCGCAGGATCGAGGAGACGGTGGTGGCGCGCGGGTTGATGTAGGCGTCGATGTCGAGCGCCTGCATGATCGGCAGCAGCGTCGGGTCGTTTACCAGAACGATGGCCATCGGGCAGCCGGCCTGCTTGGCGCGGATCGCGGCGAGGATGTTCGTCTTGTCGTCGTCGGTCACGGCCAGCACCGCGTCGGCCCGGTCGATGTTGGCCTCGGCCAGAAGGTCCATGTCGAGCCCGTCGCCGTTCAGCACGATGGTCCGCTCGAGCCCGTCGGCCGCCACTTCGGCCTTGGCCCGGTTGCGCTCGATCACCTTGACCCGCACCCGGTCGGCCCGCGCCTCGAGCGCCTTGGCCACCGCAAGCCCCACGTTGCCGCCGCCGATGACGATGATCCGCTCCTGCTTGCGCGAGGATTTCCCGAAGATGTCCAGCGTGCGCACCACATCGTCGGAATGGACGAAGACATAGACCTCGTCGGCGGCGAAGAGCTGGTCGCCCGGCTCGGGCACGAAGAGCCGCCCCTCGCGCCGCACGCCCACCACGATGGCGCGGAGGCTGGTGAAAAGCTCGTTGAGCTGCCGGAGCGGCGTGTTCAGCACCGGGCAGTCCTCGTCGAGCGCGATGCCCAGAAGCTGCGCCTTGCCCTCCATGAAGCTCTCGGTGTCGAAGGTCGAGGGCGCGGCGAGGCGCTGGAGCGCGGCCTCGGCCACTTCCTTCTCGGGCGAGATCACCACGTCGATGGGCAGGTGGTCACGCCGGTAGAGGTCGGAATAGATCGCGTCGAGGTAGCTCTGCGCCCGCAGCCGCGCGATCTTGCGCGTGATGCCGAAGATCGAATGGGCCACCTGACAGGTGACCATGTTGACCTCGTCGGAATGGGTGGCGGCGATGATCATGTCGGCATCGCGCGCGCCGGCCTTCTCGAGCACGTCGGGATAGGAGGCGAAGCCCACCACGCCCTGCACGTCGAGCGTGTCGGTCGCACGGCGCACGAGGTCGGCGTTCATGTCGACCACGGTCACGTCGTTCCGCTCTCC contains:
- a CDS encoding potassium transporter TrkG, translated to MRRVRSVPLIVVLMAGGAAAMYVPAAHAVALRQHEVARAFFYAGTFLLILIAMIAIATQNRPPPRAARAHLSTLVGAYLILPPMLALPFQMAVPDTSFTNAWFEMLSSFTTTGATLYDTPGRLPPSVHLWRALVGWLGGFFVLTAAMAVLAPLSLGGMEVISGHVPGREQASQITRIADPTERLVRQSLALFPAYGGLTLALWGLLLLAGETGLVGLCHAMGTLSTSGISPLETMTAGEAGFRGEFLIFLFLFLAVTRRLMPGTSMVYRDTPIQRDPEVMMAFFFLIGVPVVLFLRHWIGAIETEETQNIAAAARAMWGGLFTTLSFLTTTGYESRDWVASRSWSGLGTPGLILLGLAIVGGGVATTAGGVKLLRVYALYRHAERELERIVHPSSIGGQGVVARRLRREGAYMAWIFFMLFAFSIAVVTAALSLAGLGFERAMVLGIAALTTTGPLADLAVETPIRWSELGPAAKVIAGAAMIVGRMETLAILALLAPASWRR
- the hfq gene encoding RNA chaperone Hfq, producing MAADKQNLQDAFLNHVRKAKVPVTIFLINGVKLQGVITWFDNFCVLLRRDGQSQLVYKHAISTIMPGQPINLYEGDD
- the trkA gene encoding Trk system potassium transporter TrkA, with product MKVIICGGGQVGWQIARHLSGERNDVTVVDMNADLVRRATDTLDVQGVVGFASYPDVLEKAGARDADMIIAATHSDEVNMVTCQVAHSIFGITRKIARLRAQSYLDAIYSDLYRRDHLPIDVVISPEKEVAEAALQRLAAPSTFDTESFMEGKAQLLGIALDEDCPVLNTPLRQLNELFTSLRAIVVGVRREGRLFVPEPGDQLFAADEVYVFVHSDDVVRTLDIFGKSSRKQERIIVIGGGNVGLAVAKALEARADRVRVKVIERNRAKAEVAADGLERTIVLNGDGLDMDLLAEANIDRADAVLAVTDDDKTNILAAIRAKQAGCPMAIVLVNDPTLLPIMQALDIDAYINPRATTVSSILRHVRHGRVRAIYSIGDAEAEVIEAQVLSTSPLAGRHIRDIDFPEGVLVGAVMKGDRVLKPTGDLRVDDGDVIALFCMTADVPEVERLLQVSIDFF
- a CDS encoding penicillin acylase family protein translates to MIVVFRWLLRIFTGLVVLALVATLIGYYFLSRSLPDYNESFRIEGLSGPVEIVRNDANVPHIFGKTDEDVYFALGFAHAQDRLWQMVTMRRTAQGRLSEVFGERTLKIDELMRRYDLYGLAQSSVEAQDPETRAALEAYARGVNAWIAEVNADARGRGAPEFFLFSNEIAVWRPADSIALIKLMALQLSSHLQSEVLRARASLLLPDARVADLLPDVPGAGVIALPSYASLVPGPFPALRKAEHVEDPLSPFHTKSLSGASNAWAAAPSRSAAGGSLLANDPHLGFTAPSIWYLARLQLSLGGVIGATLPGVPAVLLGRSNRLGWALTSAYLDDQDIHIEEVNPENHEEYRTPDGWKRFETRRSIIKVKDARPITITLRWTDNGPVLPGTHYDLAAITPPGHVASLSWTALSPADTSMSAAVRLMKAASIDEAIEAGRLFVAPAQNLMLADTQGVALQTVGAMPRRDPAHQSKGRMPSPGWIAGNRWQGTFPYEENPRVVTPETGILGNTNNKTVDRPFPLHVSFDWGDTQRIQRWLALMKSREVHTRESFIEAQLDTVSPTARNLLPLVAADLWFTGEAAPEGTPERLRQRALALLAEWNGEMNEHLPEPLIYMAWMRALQDRLIRDELGPLADEFDHLQPDFVERVYRNTGGASVWCDIIQSAATESCTDIARMALDDALVRLTEDWGPNVESWRWGDAHQATHDHPTLGQVPVLRYFVNIRQSTSGGDQTLMRGVTRGTGPNPDENVAGAGYRGVYDFADPDSSVFITSTGQSGHPLSRFYDNLGELWRRGEYIPMSLDPGLARAAAVGITHLEPAAAAD
- the hflX gene encoding GTPase HflX; translated protein: MTDPEEGEEEPRNEGDRESQAASDGATKSQPMRAFVLHPDIRTERSRRLPDLRLAEAVSLAAALPDMEIVGQEVVRLPRAQPGLLFGTGKVEELKARFKGLDVGLVLVDGPVSPVQQRNLEKEWGVKLLDRTGLILEIFADRARTREGVLQVELAALSYQRTRLVRAWTHLERQRGGLGFVGGPGETQIEADRRAIDEQVIRIRRQLDKVVKTRELHRASRRKVPFPIVALVGYTNAGKSTLFNRMTGADVLAKDMLFATLDPTMRGVTLPSGRKVILSDTVGFISDLPTQLVAAFRATLEEVLEADLILHVRDIAHPETAEQAADVAEILQSLGVKGATPQVEVWNKLDLVEGAAHEQLLAQAAKSETIFALSALTGEGLPDLLEAVSATFDEEKTERQLTLGFADGRRRAWLHAEGVVTGEAETEEGHRIDVRWTARQEKRFRDL